tgtccctgtcaggcagggaggaaatggccgtgtgagggaaccatggttcacaaaagaggtcgaatgtcttgtcaagaggtaaAAGGAAGCGtacgtaaggatgagaaaacaaggttcagttgggtcgcttgagggttacaaggtagcaaggaatgagctaaacaaaagggcttaggagagctaggagggggcatgagaagtccttggcgggtcggatcaaggaaaaccccaaggctttttactcttatgtgggaaataaaagaatgaccagggtgaggttagggccggtcaaggacagtagtgggaactcttGCATGgattcagaagaaataggagaggcgttgaataaatacttttcttcaccaagtgttcaccaaggagaggggccatgtttttgaggatgagagtgtgatacaggcgggtaggctggaggaggtagatgttctgaggaaggatgtattagcaattttgaaaaacctaagggtcgacaagtcccctgggccaaatgggatatatccaaggattctttgggaggcaagggatgagattgcagagcctttggctttgatctttgggtcctcactgtccacggggatagtaccagaggactggagagtggcgaatgttattcctctgttcaagaaagggaataggaatgaccctggtaattataggccagttagtcttcctTCGGTGGTTGGTaaattaatggaaaaggtcctgaaggataggatttatgaccatttggaaagatgcagcttaatccgggatagtcaacacggattcgtgaagggtaagtcttgcctcacaaatttgattgaattctttgaggaggtaattaagtgtgtagatgaaggtagagcatttGATGTcgcatacatggattttagtaaggcgtttgataaggttccccatggtcggcttatgaagaaagtaaggaggtgtgggatagagggaaatttggccaattggataagtaactggctatcacatagaagacagagggtggtggtggatggaaaattttcagactggagaccagttaccagcggtgtaccacagggatcattgctgggtcctctgctatttgtgatttttatcaatgacttggaggaggggactgaagggtgggtcagtaaatttgctgatgacaccaagattggtggagtagtggataaggtGGCGGGCTAttataggctgcaaagagacactgataggatgcagagctgggttgaaaaatggcagatggagtttaaccctgataagtgcgaggtgattcattttggtagaaaaaattgaaaacggattacagggtcaatggcagggttctgaggaatgtggaggaacagagagatcttggggttcatgtccacagatctctgaaggttgccactcaagtggatagagccgtgaagaaggcctatagtgtgttagcatttattagcagggggcttgagtttaagagccgtggggttatgctgcaactgtacatgaccctggtgagaccacatttggagtattgtgtgcagttctggtcacctcaccattggaaggatgtggaagcattggaaagggtgcaaaggagatttaccaggatgctgcctggtttgcaggataggtcttatgaggaaagatggagggagctagggcttttctctttggagtggaggaggatgagaggcgacttaatagaggtttataagatgatgaggaggatagatagagtggtcgttcagagactatttcctcgggtggatgtagctgttacaaggtggcataactataaggttcaaggtgggagatataggagggatgtccgaggtatgttctttactcagagtggttagggtgtggaatggacagcctgctgtgatagtggagtcggacactttaggaactttcaagcggttattggataggcacatggagcactacagaatgacaaggagtgggatagcttgatcttggtttcggacaatgcccggcacaacatcgagggcctgttctgtgctgtactgttctatgttctatggaataAGGAGTTGTCCATACAcagctgaggtgaggagaaatctcttcacgaaAAGTTATGAATTTTTGAACTCTCACCAGAGACCCATGTATACTTGTCGAGTATGTTCAAGTCGGAGGTCAATAGACCTAAAAGCAAAAATtctagatgttggaaatctgaaataaaaactgaaagtaCTGGAAATATGCAGCAGGTCTGGCTGTAGAGTTTAAGGTCAATGGTTCAGAGATTTTGGGGTATTAAAAACAATTAAGAAATGGGAGGATGGTGCAGATAGGTCAGGTTGTGggagaaggtcagccatgatcttgttgaaaggtggagcaggcccgatgggccaatggcctaCCTCTGTTCCTAACTAAATTATGTTCTAACTGGTTTAACCATCCACCAGTGCTCTAATTGGACTATGAGCCCTCACTGTGCTCTGACAAGACCATCCAGGATAATTCTGTAGTTCAAAGATAACTCTTGTATCTTTTCTCCCCTACCAACTGTCTCCTTTATACCTCTCTTCTGcctcctccacctttgccttccACAGCAGGTGCAACCAACTGTCAGATGCTCCATTCATCTAATTCTGCTACCTTCCCCATTCTCCTTGCCCTTTTAGCTCTGAAATCACATGTGTTTCTACTTTCCTGCCTCCCCTCAGACATTCGCTAAACTCATTTCATCCATAAAATCCAACACCCTTGATCCTAATCTCGCTATGCTGCTAACACACAACTTTACTTCCTGGCCCCTATGCTAGCTGGCATTGTAAGTAATTCCCTTTCTTCAGGTACATCCCCCTCTCGAGCACCATTATCGCCCAACCTTCAAAAACAAACTCTCGAGCTGCCCATCTGTGATAATCACTCCATCATCTCCAAATTTGCTTCCTTCTTCAAGGCCCTTGAACCTGTTGTAGCCTTGCAATTCCATGGCTATCTTTCCTTCATCTCTGTGAATCTCTCCAATCAAGTTTCCATTCTTGCCAAAGCACTAAATGGGGCTGAATATTGACACAGATGAAATCTTCCCTCGTCATGGTGAATTACCCTCCATAACCTAATTAATAACCCTGAAACATTTGACTTCATCTACCTCTATCGTCCAACACATAAGTCTGCCTTTAATTGGCTTCAACCTATCTATCAGATCAAAGCCACATCAACTCCAAAAGCAAGCTATATCCATGTCCCTGCCCCATCACCTCTGGAGTTAAACAAGAGTCCCCTTCCTCATACCCTCACTGCCAGTTGTATCTCCAGCTGTTGCTGGACTAGACTGTTTTCTTAGCATCTTATCTGACCCTGAGCTATGATTGTGCCCCATAAATTCGTTATCATAAAGACTTCCTTATCCATTTCTGTAACATCACCCATCTCATCTGCAGCTGAACGCCCCAAGTATGCGGAGTCGACTTTGTAATGTTTATATCCTCTCACAAGCTACCCAAACACTCCAGAAATTAGCCGTGGCCTATCCCATATTCAGTTACAGATCACCCCTTTCTTTACTGATCTGCATTGGCTCTGGGTTCTCCAATGGCTCAAGCTTAAAAAGTTAATTCCTGTGAATTAACCTTATTATTGTTGCCTCTCCCCaattctgtaacctcccccagctcttGAAACACATCAACCATCTTTAATCTTCCTatcacctgacccacccatcccagtGCCTAGATTTCATGCTTTGACATTTCCTATCTAAACCCTATTGCTTCTCTCCTCCTTTAAAACACCTCTCTTTGACATATCTTTGGACACCTCTTCTGATATCTTTTCTTTTGACTCAGTGTATAACCTTCTTAATTGTGCTTCTGTGATGCAACTTGGGATATTATCTCACCTTAAAAGTTtgacataaatgcaagtttttagtGTTGTAAGCTCAGTATAAGGCTAGCCTCCTGACTGGAAAGTGCTCATTATCTTTTATAATAaataaaactcagcaggcctggcagtgtctgtggagagagaagcagagttaacgtttcatatctgtatgacttcttcagagctaaagagaggggaaaatggattatatactgtataagagggggtggagcagctggagcagggtagACGCTCAGAGATAAGTGGGAGcaaggagagattgcaacaaagatgtgtagggcTTGAGACAGAGGAAGCGTTAATGGGCAGTGTGAAGGGCTAAAGAAGGTGCTGATGTTGGCATAAAGGTAAAATAGCAGATTGTGTTAATgggagaacaaaggtcagtgctcagtgcaAGCAAAACTAATGAACAAGAGACTgatgcgttgctccttcctcagaggaaggagcagtgctctgaattctagtgatttgaaacaaacctgttggactttaacctggtgttgtacgacttcttcctgtgttcctgtgctcaccccagtccaatgccggcatctccacgtcaagaGACAGATGGATTGGAGGTTTTTTTTAATGTTGAGATAAAAAATATTTTGGATTAAGAAAGGatgaagatggaggagaaaggtcacagccaaaagctgttgaactcaatgttgagtcccaaGGACGgtaacgtgcctaattggaagatgagctgctgctcctccagcttgtgctAGGCTTCACTGGCACGTTGCAGCAGGCCAAAGATGGCTGAGTTATCTTTTATTGTTTGATCAATATTATAAGACATGAAGCAACTTGTGTGAAATTGTGTGGAATCAACAGTGTATGTTATCAAAGTGGAAATAATGAGTGTCCAGTCTCTTACCCTACAGAATAATTAACGTCATACAGACAGAAATACTTCTGTAAAATGTAtttaatggctggaattctcctgcAGTTGGGatactcttttcctgctggcagcactcCCCTGCCCATAtgcttcccggcggcgtggggagacttcaatgggaaatcccattgacaagcagtgggaagacAGAATCCTGTTGCCAGCGAATGGCACTCcgtcgagaaacatgcagctggagaATCCAACCAAATATATCTACGTAGCTGCAAAAGTTATCGTGAAAAACATTCAAAAGAACTGCTTCATCtaggcatttcatagaatcatagaatttacagtgcagaaggaggccattgtgtctgcactggcccttggaaagagtaccctacttaagcccaggcttccactcTATTCcagtaacccagtacccccacctaaccttttggacactgaggggcaatttatcatgacccatccacctaacctgcacattttgaacACGTGTACTACCATTTTTGTTACTCAAGGGTGTTAAGGGATACAGGAGGAAGGAGGGTAAAtgaagttaagatacagatcagccatgatctaatacaATGGAAGAACAGATTCAAGGGACTGAATGGCACTCTCCTCCTGTTTTGACTTAATATTTCTATATAAATGGCCAACATAACATCATCATTTCATATTTTTGCTTTTCTCCTCAGATGGCGAGGACAGTATTTCTGGGGGCTGTCTTATAAAGATATCAACATATGTTCACTGCAAAATCAGGATGCAAATGCTACTCCTCAACCAACTGATGATCAGTGCGAAGATTCAAGGGAGGATGAAGACCTGCAACCTGGAGACCATAAATTGTCAGCTGTCATCAGTACAAGTGAAAATGAAAGTATCAAGACGGCATTGTCGATGCTGAGACTGTACTATGCAGCTGGTGCTGGCTATAAGAGCCTCTGTGCTGTGCAAGGCTTTGTCAGTGTCTATCTTTTGTCTGAAGACACCACTTTCAAATGGGACTGCTGTGCACCTCATGCTATATTGAGGTCTTTAGGAGGCGGTATGGTAGACTTTAGAGAATGCTTGAAAAGAAGAAAAGATGGTAATTTGGATGAACTTCCTGAGCTGATCTATAATGCGCCAGTGAACGGGGCCACTGGGGTAGATAGGTGGGCCAATACAGGGGGCTTAGTAGCTTACAGATGTCCCAAGCATTTGGATACCATTATGAGCATCATTTCTAAAGTGAACCTCTGATAACAACCCCATTTTTAAATTGCCTTTCCATTTAAAAAGGATAGTTAATAATATGTTAACATATATTAAAAATACAAGTCAATACATGCATCAGGTTTGGACCTCGTGCTTCAATCAGCAATATAACGAAACCAAAGGTAATCTTACATTATAGAGTCAGGTTCACAGTATGAAATTTAAAGAAAGATTATACAGTGTTTGATTAAGCAAAAATCAAGAGCACTAGCATGGAGGCTAAATCTCAAGATTATTAAGATGATATATTTAACTACTGTGCAGCCACTAACACTataaatatattatatatattccAGTGAAACTCAGACAGAGCGGAATTTTCACGATGACACACCATTCCCGCTGGTGGAATGGGAAGTGGGCGCCACTTCCACTCTCTTGCTTTTTGTGGTCCCCACACAATTACAATTAAAATTTAAAGTGGTGGCATGCACGGGAAACGCTTTAAATCCACACAGCAGTGGAGGCTTTTGTGTGGTGAAACTGCCGTCAGTTGACACTGCTGCAGCTCCACTTGAGCCTCCTGGTCAAACAGAGAAGCTCTGCATTACAGCCTAAACTTTCCTGCCGAACTCCAATGCCATTATCATAAGGCCTATTGGGAGCATAAAGGTGAGTGGTATGGGTGTTTTCtttttcaaatttaaatttcacTTGTAAACAATACATTGGCTTCACTTTATTCATGTTGGCATAATCGTTATTTGTTGCGATTAGTTTAGCCTGAGAACTAAATATTCTGGCACACCTTTAAGTTGGAACGCATTGATGGTTACAGGGGAGTTAGGGAGATATCTTTATTGTGAAAAAAACAGTGATGTGTTTTTGCATTCACTCTTTTTACTGAATGTTCATGCTCATGTCAAGTTTTGTATTTCACACTCTGTAGGACATGGCTGAACTTGTAGAATCAGCAGGCTCTCTTCTATGCATTGTAAAGGGCATTGTCTGTAACCACTCTCAATGGGGTGGGGAGGTGAACTCATAAGCCTTGTAAGGACTCTGCCAGCCAACACCCTGAGACGGATCCACATGTGGACAGTACTGACACCAACCTTTAGGCCCCCTCATTTCTGCACTTTGATTGACTGTTCCCATCACCCCAGGAAGCCAGGCCCTTCCCTCTTCCACCCTTCCATACCCACCCTCTGTCTTCCCTTTGATCCCTCTGCCACTGCTCCATGCCTTCAACCCAACTCCACACTAACCTCCTCCTCACCACTGACTCACTCTTGCCGTTCATGGGTTCCGACACAAGCTGCCACTCTCCTCATCCCCTGCCTTGTGCTGCAGAAATCAACAAGAAAAACTTCACAAAGCCGATTGTTGCATGGCACCTTTAACCAAATATGAACTGGGTACCATGAGATTTTATACACCACTGACTTTATTTTGGATGTAATTGTTCAAGGGTTTACGCTAATGAGTACTCATGGCATGCAACAGTATTACAAGTGAGAAACAGCCACAAGCTGGCACGAGGCTTGACATATCATAAAGACGTCATTGACATTAACTCTGCAGCTCAACTCGCCTTCAGGAAATCAAAACTTCGGCACCCACCTAATTCCGCATGCCTCATTTACCATTCTCGCTGACGCCATGaaaccacttacacacacacattccacgccCCGCCCATCCACACTGGGTGTAAACCAGAAACACTCTAGAGGTCTAAACCACTTTATTATTTATGATAAACATTATACTGTCAATACTTTGTTTTCAAATTCACACTCAGGTCAGTATGCTCATTATGGGCTATGTATAAACTATACCTAACGATGCGGGCTAGTTCCGAATTAAAAAGTGCCAATTACATCAATCAAATTAAAATATGCCAATGTCCATTCAAATGAAAAGCTGTCTGAATCACATATTTTCTCACTTCCAACCTGGAACACCTTGACATATGGATTAAACTATTCCATTT
This genomic window from Scyliorhinus torazame isolate Kashiwa2021f chromosome 2, sScyTor2.1, whole genome shotgun sequence contains:
- the LOC140392734 gene encoding inositol polyphosphate 1-phosphatase-like isoform X2, which translates into the protein MSEFLSALVYASEKSANIARACKQEETLFQLLVQEKKGNEKNKKFVSDFKTLADVLVQEVIKHDIGKKFPGLEDYIFGEESNQFTNSLDSTFQYIKGYADEKPKDGIYSKGLQCVTILIGVYNRSSGLPIMGVINQPFVTRDPDSLRWRGQYFWGLSYKDINICSLQNQDANATPQPTDDQCEDSREDEDLQPGDHKLSAVISTSENESIKTALSMLRLYYAAGAGYKSLCAVQGFVSVYLLSEDTTFKWDCCAPHAILRSLGGGMVDFRECLKRRKDGNLDELPELIYNAPVNGATGVDRWANTGGLVAYRCPKHLDTIMSIISKVNL